In Halobacteriovorax sp. DA5, a genomic segment contains:
- a CDS encoding NAD(P)-dependent oxidoreductase, protein MTRRKMIVSGGLGFLGSEIAKNFFQEFDITIIDNLSTNVLTIDDLARICGEISYKNMDLANMSEEDKIWLNTELKDTTIFCHFAAAVGVKKIDQSPRDAIINENKINHDLLQLLAKFKTRLIFASSSEVYGNQEDCKEEQSLQIGSPDTLRWGYACNKLMTEFLIKSHEIPHIILRLFNVTGPGQSPEYGMVIPKMVRDAKRDGRIQIFGDGKQTRAFCHVKDLISAMKYLINEDRFDNQTINIGNDKNRVTIEELATQIKLTLDKSIKIEKIPFNHEYSKNSKDILKRSPNIEKLKSFYTPKVTLQEIIKDIVQGCDE, encoded by the coding sequence ATGACCAGACGTAAAATGATAGTAAGTGGTGGCCTTGGCTTCCTTGGTAGCGAAATCGCCAAGAATTTCTTTCAAGAATTCGACATCACGATAATCGACAATTTATCGACAAACGTCCTTACAATAGACGATTTAGCACGTATATGTGGTGAAATCTCGTACAAAAATATGGACTTGGCCAATATGTCTGAAGAGGATAAAATCTGGCTTAATACTGAACTAAAAGACACCACAATTTTTTGTCACTTTGCTGCCGCTGTAGGAGTAAAAAAAATTGATCAATCACCCAGAGATGCAATCATTAATGAGAACAAGATAAATCACGATCTACTACAACTTTTGGCCAAATTCAAAACAAGGTTGATCTTTGCATCAAGTTCTGAGGTTTACGGTAACCAAGAGGATTGTAAAGAAGAGCAAAGTCTACAAATAGGCTCTCCCGATACACTTAGATGGGGATATGCCTGCAACAAGCTTATGACAGAGTTCTTAATCAAGAGTCACGAAATTCCACATATTATTTTAAGACTATTTAATGTAACAGGACCAGGACAATCACCTGAGTATGGCATGGTTATTCCTAAAATGGTTAGGGATGCTAAAAGAGATGGAAGAATACAAATATTTGGAGACGGAAAACAAACGAGGGCGTTTTGCCACGTTAAGGACCTTATCAGCGCAATGAAATATCTTATCAACGAAGATCGATTTGATAATCAGACAATTAATATTGGAAATGATAAAAATCGAGTCACGATCGAAGAATTAGCAACTCAAATCAAGCTAACATTAGATAAAAGTATAAAAATAGAAAAGATACCTTTTAACCATGAGTATAGTAAGAATTCAAAAGATATTTTGAAGAGATCTCCAAATATTGAAAAACTAAAAAGCTTCTATACTCCTAAAGTTACACTTCAAGAAATAATTAAAGACATAGTGCAAGGTTGTGATGAATAA
- a CDS encoding polysaccharide deacetylase family protein, translating into MIHEVYEWMLNLDLSEYIITFDDGLYSQYKYLEHFLKFDTPKIFFISTNIISPEDEIQNKETIPCARAHELFFKNKVTNNYMKWSQIKEIANTVNCYIGGHSHKHKDLRKNITLKELHNHLKNDTDTMISEFEKKGIQIKDFCFPYNYEAPLYKEVLKQKGITNIYGSGRIAIEELKNAI; encoded by the coding sequence ATGATTCATGAAGTATATGAATGGATGCTTAACTTGGATCTTTCAGAATATATCATTACATTTGATGATGGTCTTTATTCTCAGTACAAATACTTAGAGCATTTCTTAAAATTTGACACACCAAAAATCTTTTTTATTTCTACAAATATAATTTCTCCAGAAGACGAAATTCAAAATAAAGAGACAATTCCATGTGCAAGGGCCCATGAGCTTTTCTTTAAGAATAAAGTAACAAATAATTATATGAAATGGAGCCAAATTAAAGAAATAGCAAATACAGTAAATTGCTATATAGGTGGCCACTCTCATAAACATAAAGATCTAAGAAAAAATATAACTTTAAAAGAACTACATAATCACTTAAAAAATGATACCGACACGATGATAAGTGAATTTGAGAAGAAAGGAATCCAAATCAAAGACTTTTGTTTTCCATATAATTACGAAGCGCCATTATATAAAGAAGTCTTAAAACAAAAAGGTATTACTAATATATACGGAAGCGGACGAATCGCAATTGAGGAACTCAAAAATGCAATATAA
- a CDS encoding GMC oxidoreductase has translation MPNTKIRESYDYIIIGSGFGGSVSALRLAEKGYSVLVVEKGKDFSDTTKFPKTNWNLPRWMWLPQLKFFGIQQLTFFKHISVLSGVGVGGGSLVYANTLPKPKSQFFNHGPWKNLNNWEEELSPYYDLAWKMLGAEKTRHYGDADHTMLELAKNIGREEYFDATKVSVYFGEEGKEGVEVADPYFNGKGPSRSGCISCGACMTGCRHNAKNTLDKNYLYLARQLGVDILAENKAVKVSPLDGANGKTGYEVVLKESTKYFGKTRNLKANGVIFSAGVLGTINLLLDLKKTSLPKLSPALGDTIRTNNEALILNTTYRKDIDMTKGVAIGSIIDIDEHSHLEPTRYGKGSGFWRVLMVPMISEPNFFLRMIKLAIEPLRDPIKWFKVLTVKDFAKQTNIHLFMQHLDSTLKFTKGIFGMKSVLSKGEAPTAFIKTAHQMAKEYCKIIDGKPMVMFTETLTGIPSTAHILGGACMGESEKEGVIDKDNKVFNYENMYVFDGSMISANPGVNPSLSITAITEYGMSKIPAKSN, from the coding sequence ATGCCAAATACAAAAATCAGAGAAAGTTACGACTATATTATTATTGGATCAGGTTTCGGCGGTTCGGTTTCAGCACTAAGACTTGCTGAAAAAGGATACAGCGTCTTAGTCGTTGAAAAAGGGAAAGACTTCTCTGATACAACGAAGTTTCCAAAAACTAATTGGAATCTTCCAAGGTGGATGTGGCTTCCTCAGTTGAAGTTCTTTGGTATCCAGCAATTGACCTTCTTTAAGCATATTTCAGTTCTAAGTGGCGTTGGTGTCGGTGGCGGATCTCTTGTCTACGCAAATACACTTCCAAAGCCTAAGTCACAATTCTTTAATCACGGCCCTTGGAAGAATTTGAATAATTGGGAAGAAGAACTATCACCTTACTACGATCTTGCATGGAAGATGCTTGGAGCAGAAAAGACAAGACACTATGGTGATGCAGATCATACGATGCTTGAGCTTGCTAAAAATATTGGACGTGAAGAATATTTTGATGCAACAAAAGTCTCCGTCTATTTTGGAGAAGAAGGTAAAGAAGGTGTTGAAGTAGCAGATCCATACTTTAATGGGAAAGGCCCAAGCCGCTCTGGCTGTATCTCATGCGGTGCCTGCATGACAGGTTGTCGTCATAATGCAAAGAATACTCTTGATAAGAATTACCTCTATCTTGCACGACAACTTGGAGTTGATATTCTTGCTGAAAATAAAGCAGTAAAAGTTTCACCTCTCGATGGTGCTAATGGAAAGACAGGTTACGAAGTTGTTTTAAAAGAATCGACAAAGTACTTTGGAAAAACAAGAAACCTAAAGGCCAATGGGGTTATCTTTAGTGCAGGTGTTCTAGGAACTATTAACTTACTACTTGATTTAAAAAAGACATCGCTTCCTAAATTATCACCAGCTCTCGGTGATACTATCAGAACAAATAATGAAGCGCTTATTCTCAATACGACCTACAGGAAAGATATTGATATGACCAAGGGAGTTGCTATTGGTTCAATTATCGACATTGATGAGCACTCTCATCTTGAGCCAACTCGTTACGGCAAGGGATCGGGATTCTGGCGTGTGCTTATGGTTCCAATGATCTCAGAGCCTAATTTCTTTTTAAGAATGATTAAGCTTGCGATAGAGCCATTAAGAGATCCTATTAAGTGGTTTAAAGTTTTAACAGTAAAAGATTTCGCAAAACAAACAAATATCCATCTATTTATGCAGCACCTTGATAGTACTCTAAAATTCACAAAGGGTATTTTTGGAATGAAGTCAGTTCTCTCAAAAGGAGAGGCCCCTACTGCGTTTATTAAAACAGCACATCAAATGGCCAAAGAGTACTGTAAAATCATTGATGGAAAGCCAATGGTTATGTTTACTGAAACCTTAACAGGGATTCCTTCGACGGCACATATTCTGGGAGGAGCATGTATGGGAGAAAGTGAAAAAGAAGGTGTTATCGACAAAGACAATAAAGTATTCAATTACGAAAATATGTATGTCTTTGACGGATCAATGATCTCAGCGAATCCTGGAGTTAATCCTTCATTATCGATTACTGCAATTACTGAATATGGAATGAGTAAAATACCAGCTAAGAGCAATTAA
- a CDS encoding PIG-L deacetylase family protein, translating into MKNKVLVVVAHADDEVLGCGATINKHINCGDEVFILVLTDSTSAQGKDVENRHQEFLKAMNILGVESFKKLDFKDNRLDGHELIDIIQKIESVKKEFCPNIVYTHSSNDLNIDHQITNKAVLTAFRALPENLTTHIFSFDIPSSIEFQSSQYQQTRKNYFNSIDSEDLKIKIKAMCAYESELHAFPHPRSIENLEILAKTEGTKCGKLLAESFYIERIIN; encoded by the coding sequence ATGAAAAACAAAGTATTAGTAGTAGTTGCCCATGCAGATGATGAAGTACTAGGTTGTGGAGCAACAATTAATAAACATATTAATTGTGGTGATGAAGTATTCATACTAGTTCTAACGGACAGTACTTCTGCACAAGGGAAAGATGTAGAAAACCGTCATCAAGAATTCCTAAAGGCCATGAATATCCTAGGAGTAGAAAGCTTTAAGAAGTTAGATTTTAAAGACAATCGCCTAGATGGCCATGAGCTCATCGACATAATACAGAAGATAGAATCTGTTAAAAAAGAATTTTGTCCCAATATTGTCTACACACACTCATCTAATGATTTGAATATTGATCATCAAATCACTAATAAAGCAGTATTAACTGCTTTTAGAGCACTACCAGAGAATTTAACCACCCATATTTTTTCTTTTGATATACCTTCAAGTATTGAATTTCAATCTTCGCAATATCAACAAACAAGAAAAAACTATTTTAATTCAATAGATAGTGAGGACTTGAAAATAAAGATTAAGGCCATGTGCGCTTACGAAAGTGAATTGCATGCCTTCCCTCATCCTCGTTCGATTGAAAATTTAGAAATTCTCGCAAAAACAGAAGGCACAAAGTGCGGGAAATTATTAGCTGAGTCCTTCTACATCGAGCGTATTATTAATTAG
- a CDS encoding tail fiber domain-containing protein gives MKKKNNSNQFGFTLAEVMVAAGLIGVLSLAVVNMMSNINRTSKRASQVFNVQQETQRITGILSNGDACKNTLQGIDIGNAPNYSTTQDVPAIKDANDDNIYTIGKELGAGPDTVNVNSMQVRRYFDPKTGTYGSLQNYTVGAVPFTKLEAQLLITFRKGTVGTSDDVIKKSSVGSIDITKRISMMVVVNAAGQIQSCYSTADEFLDSACRNLGGTIDGVDGGCKDVKLTTLKTTPDTSITNAVTIGSSDSAAIGDAGAANAPLRVKLGSASRYLSVDDSSIQTNGGPLELNPFGRVQVGGGAGSSEISNGTTAPANAPLKVMGAGSTFMAFDENEIQVSNGTSTGSLHLNPYGPSVTIGKSQEVAHLNLYGNLNIGDPSSTITTTRVINLYDGSYINFLSDESVKDDVAVLDGVLDKLERVKGVSFVWKDTGRKDIGYIAQDLEKVFPEVVERDPETGLLNVQYTKMPAVNTAAIKELKRENDELKFRVNLLMNALCNGEDAHKYEEVCSIPIAPLE, from the coding sequence ATGAAGAAGAAAAATAACTCAAATCAATTTGGTTTTACTCTCGCTGAAGTAATGGTTGCGGCCGGTCTTATCGGTGTACTATCGCTTGCGGTTGTTAATATGATGAGTAATATTAACAGAACTTCTAAGCGTGCATCTCAAGTCTTTAATGTTCAGCAAGAAACACAAAGAATTACGGGGATTTTATCTAATGGAGATGCCTGTAAGAATACGTTACAAGGAATAGATATCGGTAATGCTCCTAATTATTCAACTACTCAAGATGTACCAGCGATTAAAGATGCAAATGACGATAATATCTATACAATAGGTAAGGAATTAGGTGCAGGTCCAGATACTGTAAACGTTAATTCAATGCAGGTAAGAAGATACTTTGATCCTAAGACAGGTACTTATGGTTCTCTTCAAAATTATACAGTTGGAGCAGTCCCTTTTACAAAGTTAGAAGCACAACTACTCATCACATTTAGAAAGGGAACAGTTGGAACAAGTGATGATGTTATTAAGAAGAGTTCTGTTGGTAGTATCGATATTACAAAGCGAATCAGCATGATGGTCGTTGTAAATGCTGCAGGACAAATACAGTCTTGTTATAGTACAGCGGATGAGTTCCTTGATAGTGCTTGTCGAAATCTAGGTGGAACAATTGATGGAGTCGATGGTGGTTGTAAAGACGTAAAGCTAACAACTCTTAAAACTACGCCAGATACTTCAATTACTAATGCTGTAACTATTGGTAGTAGTGATTCTGCTGCAATTGGTGATGCTGGTGCCGCCAATGCTCCTTTACGAGTAAAACTAGGAAGTGCAAGTCGATACTTATCTGTTGATGATAGTTCTATACAAACGAATGGTGGTCCACTTGAATTAAACCCATTTGGCCGTGTCCAAGTAGGTGGTGGTGCAGGATCTTCAGAGATTAGTAATGGAACAACAGCACCTGCGAATGCGCCTCTTAAAGTTATGGGAGCAGGTTCAACTTTTATGGCCTTTGATGAAAATGAGATTCAGGTGTCAAATGGTACATCTACTGGAAGCTTACATTTAAATCCATATGGACCAAGTGTGACAATTGGTAAATCACAAGAAGTAGCGCATTTGAATTTATATGGTAATTTGAATATAGGTGATCCAAGTTCGACAATTACCACTACTAGAGTTATTAATTTATATGACGGTTCGTACATTAACTTCCTTTCAGACGAAAGTGTTAAAGATGATGTAGCAGTATTAGATGGGGTACTAGATAAACTTGAAAGAGTAAAAGGTGTTTCATTTGTGTGGAAGGATACTGGAAGAAAAGATATTGGTTATATCGCACAAGATTTAGAAAAGGTATTTCCTGAAGTTGTTGAGAGAGATCCTGAAACTGGTTTACTGAATGTACAATATACAAAAATGCCAGCAGTAAACACTGCCGCCATTAAAGAGCTTAAGCGTGAAAACGATGAACTCAAGTTTAGAGTAAATCTACTAATGAATGCTCTTTGTAATGGTGAAGATGCACATAAGTATGAAGAGGTTTGCTCTATTCCTATAGCACCTTTAGAATAA
- a CDS encoding carbon-nitrogen hydrolase family protein: MTIKAKDVKLEVRLSNLKDIDGIHDLVARSYTGFPDDYTKGMIRGQITNYPEGNFVATLNGKIVGYSASILLPEKTVFKKHTWASITGRGYGSTHDEDGDYLYGYETCVDPSIRGHRIGQRLYNARKRLVKYERLKGIVFVGRIPSLHRRIKQVESVVDYIEKVKEKKIRDTTLGFQLRNGFEVLGVLEKYLPTDKESMGYGVHLIWENPEYQAQESKKDRPVQQNSVRVVSVQYQQRGISSFKEFEDLVEYYVDVTADYRADFVLFPELFTMQLLSIKNEEVEANVAIEHMTAYTEDVKALFQRLAVKYNVNIIAGSHPTKVGDRVHNISYICLRDGQIHEQAKIHPTPDEQYWWNIEGGDEVKVIDTDCGPIGVLICYDSEFPELTRHLANQGINILFVPFLTDNRQAYCRVKFCCQARAIENQIYVAMAGNVGNLPRVNNVDIQYAQSCILTPCDFPFAKDGIAADTTPNVEMVAIADLRIDTLLEARQNGAVKNLKDRRHDLYSVVWHGK, encoded by the coding sequence ATGACGATAAAAGCAAAAGATGTGAAGCTTGAAGTAAGGCTTTCTAATTTAAAAGATATTGATGGAATTCATGATTTAGTGGCCCGTTCTTATACTGGGTTTCCTGATGATTATACAAAGGGAATGATTCGCGGTCAGATTACAAATTATCCAGAAGGAAACTTTGTTGCTACACTAAATGGTAAAATTGTTGGTTACTCGGCAAGTATTCTACTTCCTGAAAAAACAGTATTTAAAAAACACACATGGGCCAGTATTACAGGAAGGGGATATGGTTCGACTCATGATGAAGATGGTGATTATCTCTATGGTTATGAAACTTGTGTCGACCCATCTATTCGTGGTCATCGAATAGGTCAAAGATTATATAATGCTAGAAAAAGACTTGTTAAGTATGAGCGATTAAAAGGTATCGTATTTGTCGGTCGTATTCCAAGTTTACATCGACGTATCAAACAAGTTGAAAGTGTTGTAGATTATATTGAAAAAGTAAAAGAGAAAAAAATTAGAGATACAACTCTTGGCTTCCAACTTCGAAATGGTTTTGAAGTTTTAGGTGTTCTTGAAAAATATCTTCCTACTGATAAAGAGTCGATGGGATATGGAGTTCACTTGATTTGGGAGAACCCTGAATATCAAGCGCAAGAGAGTAAGAAAGATCGCCCTGTTCAGCAAAATTCAGTTCGAGTCGTTAGTGTTCAGTATCAACAACGAGGTATTTCTAGCTTCAAGGAGTTTGAAGATCTTGTTGAATACTATGTTGATGTAACGGCAGACTATCGTGCTGACTTCGTTCTATTTCCAGAATTGTTTACGATGCAGCTGCTTTCAATCAAAAATGAAGAAGTTGAGGCCAATGTTGCAATTGAGCATATGACTGCTTACACAGAAGATGTAAAAGCGCTCTTTCAGCGCCTCGCTGTAAAGTATAACGTCAATATTATCGCTGGTTCTCATCCAACAAAAGTTGGGGATCGTGTCCATAATATTAGCTATATTTGCCTTCGTGATGGACAGATTCACGAACAAGCAAAAATCCACCCAACGCCTGATGAACAATATTGGTGGAATATTGAAGGGGGAGATGAGGTTAAGGTTATTGATACTGACTGTGGCCCGATTGGTGTTTTAATCTGTTACGATAGTGAGTTTCCAGAGCTCACAAGACACCTCGCCAATCAAGGGATAAACATTCTCTTTGTTCCATTCTTAACTGATAACCGCCAAGCCTATTGTCGTGTGAAGTTTTGTTGTCAGGCCCGTGCCATTGAAAATCAAATCTATGTGGCCATGGCCGGAAATGTTGGAAACCTTCCTCGTGTAAACAATGTCGATATCCAATACGCTCAAAGTTGTATTCTAACTCCATGTGACTTTCCTTTTGCAAAAGATGGAATTGCTGCAGATACAACGCCAAATGTTGAGATGGTCGCAATTGCAGACTTAAGAATTGATACACTTTTAGAAGCAAGACAAAATGGAGCTGTGAAAAATTTAAAAGATCGCAGACATGATTTATATTCTGTCGTTTGGCATGGGAAGTAG
- a CDS encoding radical SAM protein: MTAKRDEFTIITTFNCNWDCTYCIIDTHERNKKNPISKEMLLDKVYSVTEGAQVSLSGGEPGLIDPKTMEKVFDHLVKLNCTIDVFTNGLFIKRYGDKYLKHIDEVLYHCVEYLDHEIEFPDLDEEQVTYVIIVTNDNHHQVDDFLDRYPHISFKLACNSKHGQTLNRGDAFKLFMRNKHRISEDSFETLFRYHCDCNLI; the protein is encoded by the coding sequence ATGACAGCAAAGCGTGATGAATTCACTATCATTACTACATTCAACTGCAATTGGGATTGTACTTACTGCATTATTGATACTCATGAGCGCAATAAAAAGAATCCAATTAGCAAGGAGATGCTGCTCGACAAAGTTTACTCTGTTACAGAAGGTGCACAAGTAAGCTTAAGCGGGGGTGAGCCAGGCCTTATCGATCCCAAAACAATGGAAAAGGTTTTTGATCATTTAGTAAAACTAAATTGTACTATTGATGTTTTTACAAATGGTCTTTTTATCAAAAGATACGGTGATAAGTATTTAAAACATATTGATGAAGTCCTTTATCACTGTGTTGAGTATCTAGATCACGAAATCGAATTTCCTGACTTAGATGAAGAACAAGTCACCTACGTAATTATTGTAACAAATGATAATCATCATCAAGTTGATGACTTCCTTGATCGCTATCCTCATATTTCATTCAAACTGGCCTGTAACTCGAAACATGGCCAAACCCTGAACCGTGGTGATGCCTTTAAGCTATTTATGAGAAATAAGCATAGAATTAGCGAAGATAGTTTTGAAACTCTCTTCCGCTATCACTGTGATTGTAACCTTATCTAA
- a CDS encoding radical SAM protein yields the protein MQYNNQDIIAIGEGSPLNINWEMVSHCQFDCSYCYYRPFTSDTNYTTLSKIVLKKLKAIEEDFIINLIGGEPTLHPNFLEIIEELVKIEKLREIRIVTNFVKPENFWSKIPKNNKIKITASFHPEYPNKDFVKKADILSGQYKIDIAFLFTNKIDEYNQYKNIFDDLYRLASDKKLTLNCIRLHNETQQQVSYEAYQEVIESFIKECEAKITLLENKETTLIKLKNSIHHLSKSDFLNHGYNRLKGWRCDIRAFIIHYDAQVSYACKNTKKHILTCDFKTTAITCPFEVCQCDDYWSFEKVAP from the coding sequence ATGCAATATAACAATCAAGACATTATTGCTATTGGAGAAGGATCCCCTCTAAACATTAATTGGGAGATGGTATCTCATTGCCAATTTGATTGTAGTTATTGCTATTACAGACCTTTTACAAGTGACACTAATTATACAACATTAAGTAAAATCGTTTTAAAGAAACTCAAGGCAATAGAAGAAGACTTCATCATTAATTTAATTGGTGGTGAACCCACACTACACCCAAATTTCCTAGAAATAATTGAAGAATTAGTTAAGATTGAAAAATTAAGAGAAATTAGAATAGTTACAAATTTTGTAAAACCTGAGAATTTTTGGTCTAAAATACCTAAGAATAACAAAATCAAAATCACTGCAAGTTTTCACCCTGAATACCCAAACAAAGATTTTGTAAAAAAAGCGGATATTCTATCTGGCCAGTATAAAATTGATATTGCCTTTCTATTCACTAATAAAATAGATGAGTATAATCAATATAAGAATATATTTGATGATTTATACAGACTAGCTTCAGATAAAAAATTAACTTTAAATTGCATAAGACTACACAATGAGACACAACAACAAGTTTCCTATGAAGCATATCAAGAAGTAATCGAATCCTTTATAAAAGAATGTGAAGCCAAGATAACTCTACTAGAAAATAAAGAAACAACCTTAATAAAATTAAAAAACTCGATTCATCACCTTTCTAAATCAGATTTTTTAAATCATGGTTATAACAGACTTAAAGGTTGGAGGTGTGACATTAGGGCATTTATCATTCATTATGATGCTCAAGTATCCTATGCTTGTAAAAACACGAAAAAACACATTCTAACCTGTGACTTTAAAACGACAGCAATCACATGCCCTTTTGAAGTCTGCCAGTGTGATGATTATTGGAGTTTTGAAAAGGTAGCGCCATGA
- a CDS encoding DegT/DnrJ/EryC1/StrS aminotransferase family protein, whose amino-acid sequence MKIPLFRPYSSSSLPMEIKRVIESGHWTGGREVSEVENILAETFNFPNFTCTSSATSAFEILIDTFYPDSKVNIVVPVNTFAATAEVPRRLGHKVIFCDVDVKTGMIDIASLKLILNSHKVDCVIPVSIGGHLYDREKLKELKQSYGFDIIEDLAQLIYKDCFDHFVDAAFFSFYPNKILSSPDGGGFVLSDESKLEDLRKVRLHGIKRISPIEYDIECLGRKANMTDLSAVILKDQIYALDEKIKRRQSRVVRYQNLLKDIPQISCLDHSENIISSLFVIHAKNRKELQIHMADNGVQTSIHFKPLHLHSYWKKDELVFSGAESYYSTSLSLPFYETLEDNEISYIVELIAKFYSN is encoded by the coding sequence ATGAAAATACCTCTTTTTCGTCCATATTCTAGTAGCTCATTACCAATGGAAATTAAAAGGGTGATTGAATCAGGTCACTGGACTGGTGGACGTGAAGTTAGCGAGGTTGAGAATATATTAGCTGAAACATTTAATTTTCCCAATTTTACTTGTACAAGTAGCGCTACTTCAGCCTTTGAAATTTTAATAGATACATTTTATCCTGATTCAAAGGTCAATATCGTTGTTCCAGTGAATACATTCGCAGCTACTGCAGAAGTACCTCGTAGATTAGGGCATAAGGTTATTTTCTGTGATGTAGATGTAAAAACAGGAATGATTGATATAGCGTCTCTAAAATTGATATTAAATTCTCATAAAGTTGATTGTGTTATTCCCGTATCAATTGGTGGGCATCTTTATGACAGAGAGAAGCTTAAAGAATTAAAACAAAGCTATGGATTTGATATTATTGAAGATTTAGCTCAACTTATTTATAAAGATTGTTTCGATCATTTTGTTGATGCAGCATTCTTTAGTTTCTATCCTAATAAAATACTATCATCTCCTGATGGAGGTGGTTTTGTTCTATCTGATGAAAGTAAATTAGAAGATTTACGTAAGGTTCGCTTGCATGGAATTAAGCGTATTTCTCCGATAGAATATGATATTGAATGTCTTGGCCGAAAAGCAAATATGACTGATCTTAGTGCAGTTATTTTGAAAGATCAGATATATGCTCTTGATGAAAAAATAAAACGTCGACAATCAAGAGTTGTTCGATATCAGAATCTTCTTAAGGATATTCCACAAATCTCTTGTTTAGATCATAGTGAAAATATTATTTCCTCTCTTTTTGTTATACATGCTAAAAATAGAAAAGAGCTTCAAATTCATATGGCTGATAATGGAGTCCAAACATCTATTCACTTTAAACCTCTTCATTTACATTCATATTGGAAAAAAGATGAGTTAGTGTTTTCAGGTGCTGAAAGCTATTACTCTACATCTTTAAGTTTACCTTTTTACGAAACTCTCGAAGATAATGAAATAAGTTACATCGTGGAGCTTATAGCTAAATTTTATTCTAATTAA
- a CDS encoding nucleotide sugar dehydrogenase yields the protein MNKTKIAIIGVGYVGINLAVRFPQFFETIAYDIDEEKINLLKEGVDPSNQFSKNDILECGCDFSSDVSALKDVDFYLITVPTPIDSNQQPNQDLVIKAIEGLRDYLNPGDTIVIESTVVPGTTNALKEYLGRDDVNFAFSPERISPSDNTVAFEDIVKVVACESSEKLEELVGIYNKIFKQVERSYDIIASEFAKLLENTSRDINIAMMNEFYLGAISKGIDFNEALRLARTKWNFPNVNKGLVGGHCISVDPHYLSKFLDNSSDSIILHSRRINDSMVESIVSRVISLTKNNDKILVLGLTYKKNCNDFRDSRAMQVYEELKNISDRVVEAYDPYLDHEKDKNSGFDFVLTLVAHNEFVEMTANDWLNLVNQNGAILDFAQVLRDELSSSIKVYY from the coding sequence ATGAATAAGACAAAAATCGCCATTATCGGTGTCGGATATGTGGGAATCAACTTAGCTGTTAGATTCCCACAATTCTTTGAAACAATTGCCTATGATATTGATGAAGAAAAGATCAACCTTCTAAAGGAAGGTGTCGATCCGTCTAATCAATTCTCTAAAAATGACATTCTTGAATGTGGCTGTGATTTCAGCTCTGATGTATCTGCTTTAAAGGACGTTGATTTCTATCTAATTACGGTTCCAACTCCTATAGACTCTAATCAACAACCAAACCAGGATCTTGTTATTAAGGCCATAGAGGGTCTTAGAGATTACCTGAACCCTGGAGATACGATAGTTATCGAATCAACTGTCGTACCTGGTACTACAAACGCGCTTAAAGAGTATCTTGGTAGGGATGATGTGAACTTTGCTTTTTCTCCTGAAAGAATTAGTCCCAGTGATAATACTGTAGCGTTTGAAGACATTGTTAAGGTTGTAGCCTGTGAGTCTAGTGAGAAGCTTGAAGAACTTGTTGGAATTTATAATAAGATATTTAAGCAAGTTGAGAGAAGCTATGACATCATTGCAAGTGAATTTGCTAAGCTTCTAGAAAATACGTCTAGAGATATCAATATCGCCATGATGAATGAATTCTATCTTGGTGCAATAAGCAAAGGTATCGATTTCAATGAGGCCCTAAGGCTTGCACGAACAAAGTGGAATTTCCCAAATGTTAATAAGGGCCTTGTCGGTGGACACTGTATTAGTGTTGATCCGCACTACCTTTCTAAGTTCCTAGATAACTCTTCAGATTCTATAATACTTCACTCACGTCGTATAAATGATTCCATGGTTGAGTCTATTGTAAGTAGGGTTATTTCCTTAACTAAGAATAATGATAAAATTCTCGTACTAGGTCTTACGTATAAAAAGAATTGTAATGACTTTAGAGATTCTAGAGCGATGCAAGTCTATGAAGAACTCAAGAATATAAGTGATCGAGTTGTCGAAGCTTATGATCCTTATCTTGATCATGAAAAAGATAAAAACAGCGGCTTTGATTTTGTTCTAACACTCGTTGCTCATAATGAATTTGTCGAAATGACTGCGAATGACTGGTTAAATCTTGTTAATCAAAACGGTGCTATTTTAGACTTTGCTCAAGTTCTAAGAGACGAGTTAAGTAGTTCGATCAAGGTCTATTATTAG